The genomic stretch AGGAAATAGGTAATAAGTCACAGGGAGGGGAAGGAAAAcaccttccccccctcccccccttgaGTGGAGGAAgggggaagaaaaagaaaaagaattcatCCCAGGATCAACAGGATCTATTTCTACACTTTTCAACACCATGATGGTACCACTTGGCTGAGGACTGTTGTCAGACAGTTCAGTGTGGAATAGGGTATGGAAGGCAGAGAGTTTCGGTGACAATGAGGCTCCtaggatttgaaaaaaaaacaaaacaaaatacaagtgCAAAAAGCAActataaataattttgcaaaaatccTAATATTTAGGATAAATAATTTGAATTGATACTAGAGTTTCTATTAAATGTAAAAAGATAGCAAGTGAACATGGGCGAGCTGGCAGAGGCCAGCAGTAGATCTAGGGAGGTCCCCGGCCCTCCATATTTCTAGTTCAAATTGAGGACAACAATGccaagaaaattcttttctagATTGAGCTCCTCCGTACCTTAAGGTCTGAATGAGTGGTTCCTTCCCGCCACCTTAAGGTCTGGTGagaatcctcccccccccccccccctgccccacCCCTCTTCTTATCTGAAGGTTCCGATCTGCCACTGTAGGCTCCAGGTCCTATATCAGAGCTATACAGAGACACTACACTAATACAATCTGcaggaccattttttttttagaaacttgAGCTTGTAATAGTGATCACTAAGCTACAAGAAGTATGACGTGAAGTAAATTAGGGACCTGTCATTTATTAGAGGGTGGGGGCAGGGCTGGTGCAATTCTTTatcctgcagaaaaaaatgtaaccctCCCCCATGTATGGTCCAAAATAGTTATGACACTCCCCACACTAAAAGATATGACAGGGATTATTAAAAGAGATCAACTTTTACCTTGCGATGAAGGGAGGCGCCAATATTGAGCACGAACAATTCTGGTGCTGCTGGAAAATTTTACACGACCGATTATGTTCTTGTCCCAGCTGATTAGTTAATACTGAGGGCGAACATTATGAAGCTCAGTGAGTTACTAGAGAACATATTAGATATGGATAGACGCATTAATATTAAAGCTCACCTTAACACCCTGTTTCACTCAAAGACTGGTAATTTTATACAAGGAGAAGAGTATTCTAAATCGTTTGATGAAGCTGTTATTACAAGGCTTGATGAAGCTAAAAAAAGAGTAAACAGTGAATTGAAATATCTTAATGAGAAACTTGATCAATGCAAAGACATGTTTCGCAGTGTGTTGCCgttgaaaaacaaatcaataaaaagACGTACATGTAGGGTTGTTGGGTAGTTCAGGTAGATCATTATGAAAGTTTAAAATGCTTACTGTCCAAGGGACTTGtttgttaaataatatattttatttgtggatttatttttattttaagtgaacAGCAATGTTTGCTAAAAATGGTATGGCCCTCCCCAAAGCCCAGCTTAAATTTTTGGTGACCCTCCCCTTTCTGGCTACTTAAAATTTAATGACCCTCCCCCCAAttgcaccagccctcccccgcctctaataaatgacaggtcccttatgttttttttactaTTGTTAACACTTGGAATCAACTAACCCATAACATTACAAGATGGTTAACTGACCTTAACTGTATTTGTACCCTCTTTGTGAACGTAACAATCATGTTTGTATTGGGaagttcagtaataataatccagatggccaaaacttccatattttggccattcttattctgaagtatccaccttattcttccaaacagaTACTTTGCTATGAATAAGCTTTACACGGCAGTCGCGGTAGTGGTACTGTAATTAAACAGACATTGTTTGCTCCTTGCACTAAATTCTTACAAaaagaacgtgaaaaacaaCTAACCTCTGTGTAGGCTTTGATCCATATTTTGGAGTAACCATTCTCATCTTAGCCTTCTTCAGTCTTTGTATACTTAGTCTTTCAACACAAACAAGGTCGTAAAGAGTCGGAGCGATGtgccgaaaaataattttattcagttccagtctccgagcggatacctgattttggagtatccatTCCAGTCACGACCCCTCCAGAAGCAGCAGACCCAACTAACGCGTGGAGACTTTTCCCGCCGGTTTTCCACAAAGGCCGTATGAAAGGTCAAGATGGCATGACGTCAAACGTCGCCTGTCACGCCACGCTTTGGACAGAAAACAGTAACGAACATCCAAAGACTCGCGACCAACAAAAATATGATATAGAAATCTCACAAAACCGGCTGGTTTGATCAGGATCACGACATGTTATAGTTAAGATTAGCtggaatttttcgatttttgtgaaatttactgagaataacggactgccggccatttagtgttttgaaaaccttgaccggcagtcgagctgaaaagtgtcacaaaacatggttgaGCGTAagccaaacactagacttgagatctgtaaagcatttcaggatcgcttgacttttctaaatcgacatatgatagtttacattagctggaatctttcggttttgtgaaatttactgagaatatagaactgccggccatttagtgttttgaaaaccttgaccagcagtcgagctgaaaaaatttCTGTGTTAAGAAACATGATTTCCTCCTCTGAGCCTATCGttaaccaaacactagacttgagatctgtaaagcatttcagtatcccttgacttttctaaatcgacatatgatagtttagattagctggaacctttcgattttgtgaaatttactgagaataaaGGACAGCCGGCCATTTAGAGTTTTGAAACCTTGActggttaccggccatatagccacagcgtttaATAAACAATGAATTTATTGGCACATGACATGTCTTCTTTTTGTCCCTTGTTATTGTATTGATCAGTAGCACtcattcccagtcatccttCATCTTTCAAAGTAACCAGTCCCCATATTTCTCCACATTATCCCCTCGGCGGTCTATAGAAGAAGTTGAGGTGCTGtccatttcattttattaactgTTGTAGTGCTTTGTAATGTGTGTATAGCGTCTTTACATAGAGTTTTGTCTCAAAGTATTCCTGTTTGCTGTCTTAAATACAGGGACCCAACCACACCCATTCAGGGGATGGTCATGACAAGCTCATGGGCTTCATGAATAGCACGTTTCCTTTAGCTGTTTACTGGTTGCAAGATGCCTTTAGTGGAtacattttgtatttgaaaTTATGGACCACAAATTCTGACCCCCAGCTGATTGGGCGTTGGTATATGGACCATTTGTATAGCACGAAAGGTAATTTGTCCTGTTTCAATAATATATGCATTCAGATTGTGATACAGTTAAAAAGGATTCTCATAAGCACCCATCTCGGGAATTCACAAAAGCATTCGAAGGTTGAGTTGGTTATTCATAAAGATGACGGCTTTTATTGGTGCTCGGAATAAAAAGATGGACTTATTGAGGGCTACTGCGTTTGGCTAAAATATTGTCATAAGTACTGGTAATTTCCAATACTTTCTGGTGAAAATTtggattttttcctttttgctctCAGTATTAACAAAATTTGACCACAAATTTGATCAAAGAGAAAACCCTTTATTCAATTGTTGACTGAGTACTCAGTAAGGGctcattctctattttccaattgcccataatacactctgtttgccccccaaattctgcataaaccattgtttttaaatgctcctgggagtattgcattttcccaagagcattttaagacaataagttatgcaaaatttggggggcaaacagagtgtattatgggcaattggaaaatagtcaattggGTTTCATGAGAACTTGAACAGAAAGGAAAAGACCAGCAGGTACATGCAAGTCacagaaaatttcacttttaatcaaaactatccagccagatatGTCAAAGTATGTCATAGTACGCAGGAAGAGGGtgatttttcagtaaaaactcTTAGAAAAAGTTTATTGCTTGGTCAAAATGgctggtccggccggccagttctgacttttgcaaAGTgcagttactgtagttggtccCTTACAACAGGGATTGTAGAGAGAGCTTTGTTTATAATTCAATAGTCTATGAGTTAGGACTACAGAGGGTTTTGCTCTATGAAGTCAAACAAGATCCTCAAGGCCTAATCTTTTTTTCGGTTTGCATTCAAGTGATCAGTAAATATCTTAGGCTGGACAAAGGAACTGAAACTGGGCACATGGCAACCATTCATGCATTTTTAAGACAGGACCACCAAGGTATTTCGAAGACTAGTTTTACCTGAAGATTTTGCATGCAGATCACACAACATCTAGTCTGTAATGTAACACTGTTCTTGCAGATTTCAGCTTTGTGAGATGAGCTGGAAAAAATTCAGTTCACGTGGAATTATTAGGAATTTTCAATTATTTGTCTTAAAGTTCTAAAGTAAAGTAATTCGAAATCTCAGGAAAAACTTCGTttgagaacagaattcactagcccaatcacAAAATCCACTAACTCCGGGCTATTAGAAAAGACTTCCATTGCAAGCTGTGTTGATCTTGGAATTTCTGTATAAACCATAATAGAGTTGATCCATTTTTCACAGATTGAAAGGTGGTGGGGAGATCTCCACAACCGCTGTGAGAGGTTTTTTAAGAGGCAGCTGACTACGCTGCTCGAACAAGGCGACTATGATCCAAGTAATAAAACAGATAGGTATTAAAtgtaatacgttaaatttaaaatgtattcttaacattatttaatagtttttttattcGTTTATAGAACAGCTtgtatttctattttttgttattttataaactaTTGACCTGACATATTTACCTGTGACATGTCTATATCAATGATCTATATGTATGTTCTCATTTTGTGTCTGCATTTTTAACAGGCACCTATTGGCATTAATTTTTATTCCTGTCAtccaaaaagaaatgaatatctTTAGGGAAACTGTGTGGAATTCACACAGAGTGAGAAGCCAAAAGGATGCCGCAGTTCCAAAAGGGATACCGTATCATCTCTATTCATTTCCTGGGCAATATAATGCAGATGAGTGTGGTATGGCTTGATATTATTACATATGCatatttccttctttttttcaagtacTAATTTGTTAAGATTGCCCTCCAAGTTGTTTGCAAAAAGATTAAGGGCTGGTTACTTAAACAGAGTTTAAAtggtgtttaacaaaaccacaTTCTAAAGGCCATTCAAATTCGGCTAACCCTCACATCTAACCCTCATTTTCTGTTTAGAGGATCGAGAGGGCTTACAATCTAGACTAAAAATCCATTTATGTACTTAACCTGAGTACCTTAAACCAAGGATATAAGTTAGACCTTCTTTAAATAACCAGCTCTAATAGTTTTAACCATCaatattgcatttcaaaatagaGAGGGACTCGATACGTACATGAAGGTCTTAAGACAGATCAGCAAGTTTATTGGTTTACTTTGTACAGGTTTCTTATTTTGCATACCATAGGTTTGCAAGTCACCCAAGAAGCTCTGGATGAGGTTGCTACATTATCGGGTGTCATGTCAGTTGGGGATGATCACTTGCCAAGTAGTGTGAAAGAGGAATGTGGACGAATTGTTCCAAACATAGATGGGGTAAAGCCAGCTGAGGCAGCAGATGCATATCTCTTCTTAAAGGCACAGTACAGAGAGCCAACATCATGATCATCACAATCATAAATCATTATTGCAGCTTTTTTActgtttaaatttcaaaaaagtccaAAATACAGCATTCTTTATCTCATTTTATAACTTCTTAGAAAAGGGTTATTTCTGTCAGTATACCCATATTAAACAATAACCTGTAAATTTTGCATATTATTTGCACAAACTCAAGATGCCAAGGTCCGAACACAAGCAACAATCCacaaaacaatttctttttgtaaatgaACTGAACTATAAGATGTTCACCTTCCAATGGATGATAAGAACTATAAAAAGAGTTCTGTATGTAATGTAATAATacttgaataaaaataaaataaaccagTCATAAAACAGCTGTTTTGCCGAGGTGTGGAAGGAAATGGAATGCAGACTATGGCTGACTTAGGCCCATCATCTTGCAGTAGTCATTGCATTCATGTGCATCAATAAAGGCTGTTATCCCTACTGATGAACAATTTCCGCAGCAGAAATAAAATTCCATGCTGTTGGCATCCATAAGCACATTCGTTGCTATTTCAGGATCTTATAAACAGTAGCCAGATCCCTGTATATCTAGTAGCATGAGTTGTTGGTTGGATGATTCATATGTGTAGTGAACCAGACACTCTGCTTTAGCAGACAAATCTTTTAAAACATCATCTGCATCTTCGGGTGGTTTGGCTTTCTTACCATCATTATTTATCAATTTGGCAAAGGGTCCTGGCACAAATTCCTCCACTGTAGCAGGTTGCTCATTTATTGTGGTGAAGTACACGTGGTTGTACTGAAAACACTCTCCCATTTCTTTTGGAGCCTGCGACTTAAACTTCTTTGTTAAATGCCTCGCTACCTCATGCATTTGAACTTGTTTGCAGCAATGGCTCTCTATATTTGTGTTAAATTAAGAACCAATTGCTTCTTTGGACTTATCAATGTACATTTTGATAACCCAGTGATTTGGAATGTTTTGCTTGGTGGATTTTCCAGTTAGCACTCAGTGATAAGCACCACGGAATCCACCTGAGGAAAACTTCTCTGAATCTACTGCACACTCAACTTCCATTGCATCTTTCCATTGTCTGGAGGCAATGTCAAATTGTTCAAAGTTCagcaataacttttttttttgctacagGTTTAACTAGCTTTCCAGCCTCCAGTAATGAGGCAATGGATACAGATGAAGGAAACTAAGTTGTTACCGAAAAGCTTCCATAAGTTGCTTTGGGATTATTGGATGCATTTGCTTTTCTCACTGGAGCAGATAGCGCACCAGTAGTACAATGCACTGAGTCGTTATCAAACAACTCTTCCTGAACATCTTGTGTGTGAGAGTGATAGGAGTCTTCGCCATAATCTTGGCCAACTACAAACCGCACCAAATACACTTACAAATACTAAAGAACAGATTTGATTGGACTTCAATGTATTGAAAGTCAGCATGATAGCAGTCTcagaggacacaaacaaaggaaatggaTGAATGTGGTATCAACAGACCCACAAAAGCAGCCAAATAGTTCTAAGTGCAAGAGAGCAAGAGATGCATGTGTATACCTCTTCCATGCATTACTTGTGTTTCTGTGGTATTTGGGGGTTATTTAAGAGTGATTCCAGTGCATTTTAAGTGCATGCATTATATACATTTTAATAAAGAGAGGAAAGCAAGGAACCTAAAACTTGTTTCAGTCACCCTTAAATGGTCCCAAACAGCACTAGTAATGGAGGAGTCCCAGCAAGGTCTTGCATTTACAATGATAGGCAACATAGCATTTATATGTTGCTCCCATTTCTCATACAAATATCTgggttttgttgtttttggagaaaatttaagtaagaaaactaaacaaatgtaatgcccggttttcaaaatatGTATGGATACAAAGGAAAGCTCTTCACAAAATGTATGGATTTCTGCCCTTCATTGTAGAGTTCAACCAAGTCAAGGTAAGCACGGTTGTTCTTAATCCAACTGAATGACccaataaaatttaaacaatttgaaaacccaaaaccCCAATCAAAATCATTTCTTCCCCTGACAAAGTTTTGTGAAGTGGTAATAAAATACCAAATAGCCAATTCAAGCTGCCAGCCACATCCCACTctattattaaaaattgaacGAATACCATAGTCTTAACTTAAGCATAACTCTCATGGGGTAGAAACAAGCTTTTCCatgtaaaattaatattgtaTGGGGGGAAATATTCAAGCCAATGGCTCAGATGATGCCTCTTTGAAAACCTAGGGAGTTGATTTCCGTGATAAACCATTGCTACCTGAAGTTTCATTTCGGTATAACTATTCATAAACCACAGAGGTGAAACGACAAAAGTTTAAGCTTCTGTATGCACATTTGACATGCATCTGTAATACTCTCACCTTGTCCTTCCTGTGAGGGATTTGTTCGATGCTGGTACACGAGGGTCCTTTGTTAGTGACAAGGACGTCGCATAAGCTCACTGGCAAACTATAATGGTCAGCACACGCTTTCTTAAAGTTTGTCAGCGTGAGATCCTCATAAGGGAATGCCACAAATTCTCTAGGCTGTACGGGACGAAATGTCTGTTTGTTGTCTGGCTCTGAAGCCAAACGTTGCACGATTAACTCATGCGGAGCGGAACCAGATTTCTTGCTTTTGCCCTTTCCGCGAGGATCCGGTCGCTTCCCTTTCGCCTTCATTTCCTCTTGTAAACGGTTCCATACAGTTTGCCTTTTATTCATCTCGATAAAAGGACTTTAGATGGGTGTAATGTAAAAAGAGGTATGAGGAAAGCACTAGCTTGCAGCTCACACGCGCGAGGAACCATCCAGGCCAGGTACAGTGCTTGCCGCCGTTTTAAGATGACTCCGCTGATGTAACGTGTCGCAGGCTATGAAAACGATGGGTCACTTTACGACATTtcattttgagaaaagaaacttattgtGATTTCAGTTCGGCCCAGCGTTATcatagcaaaataaaaattaatttgcacTTCTACTAAGGGattttaatatgttttttttaactatttttttcgatttcttttttttttactattattattattattttttaatttaaattttattttattttttttggttgaaatttatttacattttcattttgtttctttatttttttaaattcacatTTACTCTTTAATTTCCatctttcaatttttattttaattaatttttttgtgtatttttataCTTATGTATATTTattcacttatttatttattttttaaatatgtttgccttttttcttaaataaaacAGGCATTTCCAGTTAGTTTTTCTATGATAATAATGGGCCACCATACCGCAGCCCGTTTCGGGGTGCGGCGAAGAAACGCAGAACATTTCAGACTAGACAGGTCGGGGCTAGAAAACCTGCATAATTTTAGAGCACTCCTGGTGTTAAAAGCAAGTTTCTGTAGTTCTGGCAACTTCAAGCAAGTTTTGTGTTTCTGAGCAACGTTTGGGAAAAGTTTAGGCTTATGTCAAGCCAGAAAAAAGTGAGCATTTTGATAGAAAATGTCAAGTACGACTGAACCGCGCCCGTATTGGTTTCACCCCTGAGCGTTCCTGACGGGCCCAAATATACGGGCTTGCAATCTTCTTTAAAGAGTTGCTCGAAACTGTGGGCTAATTTATTGCCAAAGGAAACGCACAACTAAAACGTAGGCGGTATACTTAGAGCTTGGTCCCTTTTGCTCAATTTCAGAGTTTCCCCTCCACACCCAGCCTACCCCTCCCGCCGCAGTCATTAAGGGCGCTTTTACGAGCGCGGTTCAGTCGTACATGACATTTTCTATCAAACTGATCACTTTTTCTGGCTTGACATGTGCCATAACCCATATTTCGGCAAAACGTTgctcagaaatgcaaaacttgttCGAGTTTGCCAGAACtacagaaaatttaaacacaagAGGTGCTCTAAAGTTATGCAGGTTTTGTAGCCCCGCCATGTCTACCCCGAAACCTGCTGCGGCCCCTTAGGGGGTGGAGGGAAGGGacagatgacatttcagactacgaCTTAGCGCTTTTCTCCGTCAGTGTCATTTTTCTAAGTATACAAGTAAGGAATTCATAATCGTATTTCAAAACGAACgtgatgaaaacaagagactacagtggaacctcgatttaacgaagggccaaTGGACTAAAAAAACTTTCAGAgccacccaacgacggtttccttctaaattcattgaaaacacttttcaatGGTGtacccagagtacttttagatctctagaaatgcattctaagcggcttgtaaaatttgttcctgttaggtcatcctaggggaacttgcattgagtattttcgaaatttcaagggcttcagtattattttcccaaaaaGTTTAGATGCGAGAACGTATCACGAAAGTgacaatttttctgattcctctctcaaTCACATATTTGAATCCGAACATTTTAGGTTTCCTCTTTTCTACGAAAAATTAGCCTAACCTGGGATGTaaaatgcgaaaaattaaacttcagaaaatcgtagttAATTTATAAGATAACCTTCGAAAATTGAACAGGAacggaacggtcatctagaaatgtttaggcgtcctcaagctatagaaaattctagacaATATCTACTTCTCCGAacatatattttacagaaaacagtcgttgggtgcccctgaaatgtgctcgctataacgaggtttcgttatatcgagttTTTTTGTCATACCGTAATTCATTGattacgccccccccccccccccgggaggtggggggcttattttttcaagcccatttgaggagGAAGGGCTTAACAGAGATGGGGGGCTTAATATATTTCAGGAAACTACGATGGTATCATTTCTCCGTAAAGAACTAGAacacaaagtggaaaagctcaagtacaggaagttttaggtcatgcagccgaggatcatagtaaaatccgaacttccagttgggaaataaaccatcccggatcagttcATACGAAGTTTTATGGTCGTGAttgatatagaggatattacatggccgcacggagatacgaattttatcttcgagtgctgaaagtatctctctcgagtgagcgaagcgaacgagtgagagataCCTGCCTTTCGATGCCATACCGGTGTAAAACAAGGTTGCATGCTCTCGCCAACCCTTTTTAACCTTTATCTCAGTGACCTTTCAGAGGAACTTAAGGCCAAGAACCTAAATGACGTAGGACTAAACGAGTTACCGCTAAGTTGTATGCTCTACGCGGATGACTTGGTCATATTCTCCAAATCAAAAAACGGACTGCAGGATTATTTGGATTCCCTCAGTGAATACTGCAAAGAAAACGACGTGTCGGTTAACCTTAATAAAACTAAGgtgttaatttttaataactgcGGGAGAACCATGAATAAGCACGTATTATACTATAGAGGCAgtaaactcaggggcacccaacggcaattttcgggaaaatatctgttcggaagacgatttgagaactagaattttcggaacatttgttgtaaaatttcttgcttgcctgcctctcctaggattttcgaacatctacaaaatggtataattactcattttaaacggatatttaccctaaaaaaggccacctagaattttcgggagccttttcctggctgaaattttcgaaaaggtaagttttgatccctataattttcggatcactagactttcagctaggaaatccgaacagatgaaaagtttttaggggataaaaatatgcctatatctaccgtttaaatactaaaatacgttcaacaatgctatattaagtggttttgaactataccctcgttgggtgcccctgtaaacTTGACAATGTTAGCAATTACAAATATCTTGGCCTACAATTTAGTACTTATGGGAACTTCACGTACGCTAGACAGGAAATAAAGAAGGTTGCCCTTAAAGCTTTGTGCAAACTCAGGAAGGAAATGGGCGACCCGATGGGCGACCATTTCAGATACGATGTACAGCtcacaatgaaaatttttgacacGGTTATTTCCCCAATACTCACGTACGGAAACGAGGTCTGGGGGGTCGATCACGACGGAAAGCTAGAAAATGATCCAAttgagtttgttcaaacaaatttcattaggTGGCTATTGGGAGTTAACAAATTCTGTAGCTCAAATGCATGCAGATCGGAGGTAGGCTGTTTCCCAATGCGAACGAAGACAAAGTGCAGAGCCGTTAAAcattggctgaaattttgtgaaccGGAGAAGCAAAATAAACTCTCTGGAATAGcatttacagaccaaattggtcAAGATAAAAAGGAACTTTGGCCAAGCAAATTAAAACGGCTATTAAAGCTCGCAGGTCTTGGCGACATATGGTCAGCGAAAACGACCGCTCCCGCAACCATGAGCTATAAACGACAGAGACTCTTAGACATAGAACAGCAAACATGGATTAGCGAAATACACACTGATGAACGAAAGGACccgcatcaaaaaaacaaactaagaacttttaggaaaattaaacttacccatgactACGAAAATTACCTCACAAATGTAAGAAATATCAGTCATAGGGTAGCAATCACAAAGCTAAgattaagcaaccacaaactaGCAATTGAAACTGGACGATACGTTAAACCCTACCAACCACCAGACCAAAGAATCTGTCCGTTATGTAAAACTGGATTAGAAGACGAggagcattttttgatgaattgcaTAGCCTATAGGGATCctatgactccaagctctgTCTTTGCaacgttgataagtatgaagcaaggagagaaaacgcaaaaaattgtggctaaatacgtatgtgatcgcttccgcgaaagagatacacgcgttaaatataaccttgtttaGTTGTATAAATTCTACaaatgtacacctctgtaattattgcactaaaatctttgttatcgttgtaaacacatgtgtctgtaggcgctctATTGATAATAAAGCAgttatcctatcctatcctatcctccGCTGTCTCCTTCAAGACGGTGAAGTGTTGTCGCACCGATAGGTCGACCGGCTCTTACTGCTACAACTTTTCCTGTCAATTTTGGCAGATACGCTGCTCCGTTCTTGGGCATACAAATAATTCAAAAGCAATTTGTCTTCGTCACTACGCATCAGTAGAAATTTGTACCTGATAATTCTCCAGCGGAGGTCCTCTGAATAAGCGCCCGGCATTCTACCTCATAAAAAATGACCAATTATTGGCAGTGGTTTCTTTTTCGCTCCatttctatttatttagtaaTCGATTGCACGAGTACAATAGAATCATACGGTGATCCCAGGCCCGCGAGCCAAAAAAGTAAGCGTAAATTAGAAATTCAAATTGCACACCCCAGCACGCGCAGATTTTAAATCAGTCTAAAACATGGAGGGAAAAGTTGAATTGT from Porites lutea chromosome 1, jaPorLute2.1, whole genome shotgun sequence encodes the following:
- the LOC140926208 gene encoding uncharacterized protein produces the protein MSKIPAFRCHTGVKQGCMLSPTLFNLYLSDLSEELKAKNLNDVGLNELPLSCMLYADDLVIFSKSKNGLQDYLDSLSEYCKENDVSVNLNKTKVLIFNNCGRTMNKHFVQTNFIRWLLGVNKFCSSNACRSEVGCFPMRTKTKCRAVKHWLKFCEPEKQNKLSGIAFTDQIGQDKKELWPSKLKRLLKLAGLGDIWSAKTTAPATMSYKRQRLLDIEQQTWISEIHTDERKDPHQKNKLRTFRKIKLTHDYENYLTNVRNISHRVAITKLRLSNHKLAIETGRYVKPYQPPDQRICPLCKTGLEDEEHFLMNCIAYRDPMTPSSVFATLIILNGFKPVLEELLIDSNSVERDRVENLRSVLSKECSKLVECSNSTSAGVVSQDTRSGSEMLDLENIEQVSILQKCPQWKVSYNAIRKSGHLFVFSGNDGYAEVEIINSDQSWYIVLDGKKRDNAKILGEWEDIPGVITLVSELQLLMSTVENCRICRGCPYENFKDVVPVNGNEPVFHIKSNDGAAYIEYRHSLFHGKIIRSMSCMVFLPGSDDLVHKRAVCELFFKTEHCLHTKKSRYYQKSQDEKNDESTAKLKPVAKRLQLCLKKNFSK